The genomic window AAGCAGCTGGAAGCCTCGGGCATCGCCGCCCTGGCCGTGCCGGACGACTACCTGGTCGGCCGCATCCTGTCGCACGACGTGGTCGACGCCTCGACCGGCGAACTGCTGGCCCAGGCCAACGACGAGATCAGCGACGAGCAGCTGCAGAACTTCCGCAAGGCCGGCGTCGATGCGGTGGGCACCCTGTGGGTGAACGACCTGGATCGTGGCCCGTACCTGTCCAATACCCTGCGCATCGATCCGACCAAGACCCAGCTGGAAGCCCTGGTCGAAATCTACCGCATGATGCGTCCGGGCGAGCCGCCGACCAAGGATGCCGCGCAGAACCTGTTCCACAACCTGTTCTTCACCTTCGAGCGCTACGACCTGTCCGCGGTCGGCCGCATGAAGTTCAACCGTCGCGTGGGCCGCAAGGAAACCACCGGCGAAGCCGTGCTGTACGACCGCAAGTACTACGGCGAGCGCAACGACGAAGAGTCCAAGCGCCTGGTCGCCGCCCACGGCGACAGCTCCGACATCCTGGACGTGATCAAGGTCCTGACCGAGATCCGCAACGGTCGCGGCGTGGTCGATGACATCGATCACCTGGGCAACCGCCGCGTGCGGTCGGTCGGTGAAATGGCCGAGAACGTGTTCCGCGTCGGCCTGGTCCGCGTCGAGCGCGCGGTCAAGGAGCGCCTGTCGATGGCCGAGTCCGAAGGCCTGACCCCGCAGGAGCTGATCAACGCCAAGCCGGTCGCCGCTGCCATCAAGGAGTTCTTCGGCTCCTCGCAGCTGTCGCAGTTCATGGACCAGAACAACCCGCTGTCGGAAGTCACGCACAAGCGCCGCGTCTCGGCCCTGGGCCCGGGCGGCCTGACCCGTGAGCGCGCCGGCTTCGAAGTGCGCGACGTGCACCCGACCCATTACGGCCGCGTCTGCACCATCGAAACGCCGGAAGGCCCGAACATCGGCCTGATCAACTCGCTGGCCGTGTACGCCCGCACCAACCAGTACGGTTTCCTCGAGACCCCGTACCGCAAGGTCGTGGACGGCAAGGTCTACGACGAAGTCGAGTTCCTGTCGGCGATCGAAGAAAACGAGTACGTCATTGCCCAGGCCAACGCGCTGACCGATGCCAAGGGCGCCCTGACCGAGCAGTTCGTTCCGTGCCGCTTCCAGGGCGAATCGCTGCTGAAGCCGCCGGCGGAAGTCCACTTCATGGACGTCTCGCCGATGCAGACCGTGTCGATCGCGGCTGCGCTGGTTCCGTTCCTGGAGCACGATGACGCCAACCGCGCACTGATGGGCGCGAACATGCAGCGTCAGGCCGTGCCGACCCTGCGTGCGCAGAAGCCGCTGGTTGGTACCGGCATCGAGCGCGCCGTGGCACGTGACTCCGGTGTGACCGTCAACGCCCGTCGTGGTGGCGAGATCGTGCAGATCGACGCGGCCCGCATCGTGGTCAAGGTCAACGAGGAAGAGATCGTTGGCGCCACCGATGCCGGCGTGGACATCTACAACCTGATCAAGTACACCCGCTCCAACCAGAACACCTGCATCAACCAGCGTCCGCTGGTGGAAGTGGGCAACGTGGTGGCGCGTGGCGACGTGCTGGCCGACGGTCCGTCCACCGACATCGGCGAACTGGCCCTGGGCCAGAACATGCTGATCGCCTTCATGCCGTGGAACGGCTACAACTTCGAAGACTCCATCCTGCTCTCCGAGCGCGTGGTGGAAGAGGATCGCTACACCACGATCCACATCGAAGAGCTGACCTGCGTTGCGCGTGACACCAAGCTGGGGCCGGAGGAAATCTCCGCCGACATCCCGAACGTCTCCGAGCAGGCGCTGAACCGCCTGGACGAGAGCGGCGTGGTGTACATCGGTGCCGAAGTCCGCGCCGGCGACATCATGGTCGGCAAGGTCACCCCGAAGGGCGAAAGCCAGCTGACCCCGGAAGAGAAGCTGCTGCGCGCGATCTTCGGCGAGAAGGCCTCGGACGTGAAGGACAGCTCGCTGCGCGTTCCGCCGGGCATGGACGGCACCGTCATCGACGTGCAGGTCTTCACCCGCGACGGCATCGAGAAGGACAAGCGTGCCCGCCAGATCGAAGAGTCCGAAATCAAGCGCGTCAAGAAGGACTTCGACGACCAGTTCCGCATCCTGGAAGCGGCCATCTACATGCGTCTGCGTTCGCAGATCGTGGGCAAGGTGGTCAACGGTGGTGCCGGCCTGAAGAAGGGCGATGTCATCTCCGACGCCTACCTGGACGGCCTGAAGAAGGCTGACTGGTTCGCCCTGCGCATGAAGGACGAAGACGCTTCGGAAGCCATCGAGCGCGCGCAGAAGCAGATCCAGGCGCACGAGAAGGAGTTCGAGCGTCGCTTCGCCGACAAGCGCGGCAAGATCACCGCCGGCGACGACCTCGCTCCGGGCGTGCTGAAGATGGTCAAGGTGTTCCTGGCCGTGAAGCGCCGCATCCAGCCGGGCGACAAGATGGCAGGCCGCCACGGCAACAAGGGTGTGGTGTCCAACGTGGTGCCGGTCGAGGACATGCCGTACATGGCCTCGGGCGAGACCGTGGACATCGTGCTGAACCCGCTGGGCGTGCCGTCGCGTATGAACATCGGGCAGATCCTGGAAGTGCACCTGGGCTGGGCGGCAAAGGGCCTGGGCCGCAAGATCCAGGCGATGATGGAAGCGCAGGCGGCCGTCACCGAACTGCGCAAGTTCCTCGACGACATCTACAACCACGACGACACCAACGTGGCCAACCGTGTCGACCTGTCGCAGTTCAGCGATGAAGAGCTGCTGCGTCTGGCCCGCAACCTGACCGACGGCGTGCCGATGGCCACCCCGGTGTTCGACGGTGCCACCGAAGCGGAAATCAAGCGCATGCTGGAACTGGCCGATCTGCCGAGCAGTGGCCAGACCCAGCTGTATGACGGCCGCACCGGTGAAGCGTTCGATCGCCACACCACCGTGGGTTACATGCACTACCTGAAGCTGAACCACCTGGTCGACGACAAGATGCACGCGCGTTCGACCGGTCCGTACTCGCTCGTCACCCAGCAGCCGCTGGGCGGCAAGGCGCAGTTCGGCGGCCAGCGCTTCGGTGAAATGGAAGTCTGGGCGCTGGAAGCCTACGGCGCGGCCTACACCCTGCAGGAAATGCTGACGGTGAAGTCCGATGACGTGCAGGGCCGCAACCAGATGTACAAGAACATCGTCGACGGTGAGCACGAGATGGTCGCGGGCATGCCGGAATCCTTCAACGTGCTCGTGAAGGAAATCCGCTCGCTGGCCATCAACATGGAACTGGAAGACAACTGATCCATGCCGGCGCGGCGGTCCGCCGCCGCGCCGCTGGCAGTGACCTGAAAGCCCATCGACACAGCATTCCTCCTTCTGGAGAACACCATGAAAGACCTGCTCAACCTCTTCAACCAGCAGCGCCAGACGCTGGACTTCGACGCGATCAAGATCGCGCTGGCCTCGCCGGACCTGATCCGTTCGTGGTCCTTCGGCGAAGTGAAGAAGCCGGAAACCATCAACTACCGTACCTTCAAGCCGGAGCGTGACGGCCTGTTCTGCGCCGCCATCTTCGGCCCGGTCAAGGACTACGAGTGCCTGTGCGGCAAGTACAAGCGCATGAAGCACCGCGGCGTGGTCTGCGAGAAGTGCGGCACCGAAGTGACCCTGGCCAAGGTGCGCCGTGAGCGCATGGGCCACATCGACCTGGCCTCGCCGGTCGCGCACATCTGGTTCCTGAAGTCGCTGCCGTCGCGCATCGGCCTGATGCTGGACATGACCCTGCGCGACATCGAGCGCGTGCTGTACTTCGAAGCCTACGTGGTGACCGAGCCGGGCCTGACCGCCCTGGAGCGCCGCCAGCTGCTGACCGAAGAACAGTACCTGCAGGCCCGCCAGGAGCACGGTGACGACTTCGACGCCGCCATGGGCGCCGAGGCCGTGTACGAACTGCTGCGCACGATCGATCTGCAGTCGGAAATGACCCGCCTGCGCGAGGAAATCGCCGCTACCGGTTCGGAAACCAAGCTCAAGCGCCTCACCAAGCGCATCAAGCTGATCGAAGCCTTCCTGGAATCGGGCAACCGTCCGGAATGGATGGTCATGACCGTGCTGCCGGTGCTGCCGCCGGACCTGCGTCCGCTGGTCCCGCTGGACGGCGGCCGCTTCGCGACCTCCGACCTGAACGACCTGTACCGCCGCGTCATCAACCGCAACAACCGCCTGCGCCGCCTGCTCGAACTGAGCGCGCCGGACATCATCGTGCGCAATGAAAAGCGCATGCTGCAGGAATCGGTCGATGCGCTGCTGGACAACGGCCGTCGCGGCCGTGCCATCACCGGCACCAACAAGCGCCCGCTGAAGTCGCTGGCCGACATGATCAAGGGCAAGCAGGGCCGCTTCCGCCAGAACCTGCTCGGCAAGCGCGTCGACTACTCGGGCCGTTCGGTCATCGTGGTCGGCCCGTACCTGCGCCTGCACCAGTGCGGCCTGCCGAAGAAGATGGCGCTGGAACTGTTCAAGCCGTTCGTCTTCGCCAAGCTGCAGCGTCGTGGCCTGGCCACCACCATCAAGGCCGCCAAGAAGCTGGTCGAGCGCGAAGAAGCCGAAGTCTGGGACATCCTGGAAGAGGTCATCCGCGAGCATCCGGTGATGCTGAACCGTGCGCCGACCCTGCACCGTCTGGGCATCCAGGCGTTCGAGCCGGTGCTGATCGAAGGCAAGGCGATCCAGCTGCACCCGCTGGTCTGCACCGCGTTCAACGCCGACTTCGACGGTGACCAGATGGCCGTCCACGTGCCGCTCTCGCTGGAAGCCCAGCTGGAAGCGCGTGCGCTGATGATGTCGACCAACAACATCCTGTCGCCGGCCAACGGCGAGCCGATCATCGTGCCGTCGCAGGACGTCGTGCTGGGTCTGTACTACATGACCCGCTCGCTGGAAAACAAGAAGGGCGAGGGCATGGCCTTCGCCAACATCGCCGAAGTCAAGCGCGCCTACGACAACCGCGTGGTGGAACTGCACGCGCGCGTCAAGGTCCGCATCACCGAGGTGGTGACCGACGAGGACGGCAACAAGCAGAACAAGAGCTCGATCGTGGACACCACGATCGGTCGCGCCCTGCTGGCCGAAATCCTGCCGGAAGGCCTGCCGTTCGCGCTGGCCAACACCGAGCTGACCAAGAAGAACATCAGCCGCCTGATCAACTCCAGCTACCGCCAGCTGGGTCTGAAGGACACGGTCGTGTTCGCCGACAAGCTGATGTACACCGGCTTCGCCTACGCGACCCGCGCCGGCGTCTCCATCGGCATCGACGACATGCTGATCCCGGACGAGAAGAAGGGCATCCTCACCGAGGCCGAAGCCGAAGTGCTGGAAATCCAGGAGCAGTACCAGTCGGGTCTGGTCACCGCCGGCGAGCGCTACAACAAGGTGGTCGACATCTGGTCGCGCACCAACGAGCGCATCGCCAAGGCGATGATGGACACCATCGGTACCGAGAAGGTGGTCAATGCCAAGGGCGAGACCATCGACCAGAAGTCGATGAACTCGCTGTACATCATGGCCGACTCCGGTGCGCGTGGTTCGCAGGCGCAGATCCGTCAGCTGGCCGGCATGCGTGGCCTGATGGCCCGCCCGGATGGCTCGATCATCGAGACGCCGATCAAGGCGAACTTCCGCGAAGGCCTGAACGTGCAGGAGTACTTCAACTCCACCCACGGTGCCCGTAAGGGTCTGGCCGATACCGCGCTGAAGACCGCGAACTCGGGTTACCTGACCCGTCGTCTGGTCGACGTCGCGCAGGACGTGGTGATCACCGAGGTGGATTGCGGTACCACCGAAGGCCTGATCATGACCCCGATCGTGGAAGGCGGCGACGTGGTCGAGCCGCTGAAGGATCGCGTGCTGGGTCGCGTGGTGGCCGAGGACGTGTTCCTGCCGGGCAACGACGAGGATCCGATCGTCACCCGCAACACCCTGCTGGACGAAGCCTGGGTCGCCCGTCTGGAAGATGCCGGCGTGCAGACCATCAAGGTCCGCTCGACCATTTCCTGCGAATCGGCGTTCGGCGTCTGCTCGCGCTGCTATGGTCGCGATCTGGCCCGTGGCCACCTGGTCAACATCGGTGAAGCGGTCGGCGTCATCGCCGCCCAGTCCATCGGTGAGCCGGGTACCCAGCTGACCATGCGTACGTTCCACATCGGTGGTGCGGCGTCGCGAGCTGCTGCGGTCGACAACATCACCGTCAAGACCACCGGCTCGGTCAAGTTCAGCAACCTCAAGTCGGTCGAGCATGCCAACGGCTCGCTGGTGGCAGTGTCGCGCTCGGGCGAAATCTCGGTGCTCGATGCCCACGGCCGTGAGCGTGAGCGTTACAAGCTGCCGTACGGTGCGACCATCACCTCCAAGGATGGTGACGCGATCAAGGCAGGCCAGACCGTGGCCAACTGGGATCCGCATAACCACCCGATCGTGTCCGAAGTGGCCGGCTTCATCCGCTTCATCGACTTCGTCGACGGCATCACCGTCATCGAGAAGACCGATGAGCTGACCGGCCTGGCCTCGCGCGAGATCACCGACCCGAAGCGCCGCGGCGCCCAGGCCAAGGATCTGCGCCCGATCGTCCGCATCGTCGATGCCAAGGGCAACGACCTGTCGATTCCGGGTACCGACCTGCCGGCGCAGTACCTGCTGCCGCCGCGCTCGATCGTCAACCTGCAGGACGGCGCTCCCGTCGGCGTCGGTGACGTGGTCGCCAAGATCCCGCAGGAAGCGTCCAAGACCCGCGACATCACCGGTGGTCTGCCGCGCGTGGCCGATCTGTTCGAAGCCCGCAAGCCGAAGGATCCGGCAGTGCTGGCCGAGCGTTCGGGCATCATCAGCTTCGGCAAGGACACCAAGGGCAAGCAGCGCCTGATCATCAAGGACACCGATGGTTCGGAGCACGAAGAGCTGATTCCGAAGTACCGTCAGGTCATCGTGTTCGAAGGTGAGCACGTGACCAAGGGCGAAACCATCGTCGACGGCGAGCCGAGCCCGCAGGACATCCTGCGCCTGCTGGGTGTCGAGCCGCTGGCCGCCTACCTGGTCAAGGAAATCCAGGACGTGTACCGCCTGCAGGGCGTGAAGATCAACGACAAGCACATCGAGGTGATCACCCGCCAGATGCTGCGCAAGGTCGAGATCACCGATCAGGGCAGCAGCAAGTTCCTGAACGGCGAACAGGTCGAACGCCAGCGCGTCATCGAGGAGAATGCACGCCTCGGTGCCCGCAACGAGCTGATCGCCCGCTTCGATCCGGTGCTGCTGGGCATCACCAAGGCCTCGCTGGCGACCGAATCGTTCATTTCGGCGGCCTCCTTCCAGGAGACCACCCGCGTGCTGACCGAGGCTGCCGTCCGCGGTACCAAGGACAACCTGCGCGGTCTGAAGGAAAACGTGATCGTCGGTCGCCTGATCCCGGCCGGTACCGGTCTGTCGTACCACAGCAACCGCCGTCGCGGCGCGTCCGGTCTCACCGAGTCGGAGATGCAGACCCTGGCCGGTACCCCGGCTGCGGTCGAAGCCGTCCCGGCGGACGTCGAGACCGAAGCGGCCTCGGGCGAAGAATGAGGTCAAGGGTCCGGCCGGAAGGCCGGACCCCCCTCGGGTTTCACGCCCGGGCCTGCGCCCGGGTGAGGTGTGAAGGGCAGGGCGGCCTGGCCGCACTGCCTGCCAGATGCGCCCAGCCAGCCTCCAGGGGCTGGCCGGGCAACCTGAACGGGGTACATGGAGGCCCCCCAGTAACGTTCCGGGATCAGGAACGGGCTTGACAGAACGCGTTTGACTGCGTTCCTGCCGGGTTGCTACAATCGTCTGTCTCAGCAGGCCAGAATTTTGGCCTGCTTTAACATTTCCGCATCTCAGGCCGGATTTCCGGCCACCAATCAGAAGAACCTACTGATGGCGACGATCAACCAGCTGGTCCGCAAGCCGCGGCAAGCGACCACCTACAAGAGTGCCTCGCCGGCGCTCGACAAGTGCCCGCAGCGCCGTGGCGTCTGCACCCGTGTCTACACCACCACTCCGAAGAAGCCGAACTCGGCTCTGCGCAAGGTTGCCAAGGTCCGCCTGACCAACCAGGAAGAAGTGATTTCCTACATCGGTGGTGAAGGCCACAACCTGCAGGAGCACTCCGTGGTCCTGATCCGCGGCGGTCGCGTCAAGGACCTGCCGGGTGTGCGTTACCACACCGTTCGTGGCTCGCTCGACGCCGCTGGCGTTGCCAAGCGTCGCCAGGCCCGTTCCAAGTACGGCGCCAAGCGTCCGAAGGCCTAAGGAGAGAGCATATGTCGCGTAAGGGTAATACTCCGCAGCGTTCCGTCCTGCCCGATCCGAAGCACGGAAGCGAAACCATCGCCCGCTTCATCAACATGGTCATGCAGAGCGGCAAGAAGTCGGTCGCTGAAAAGATCGTGTACGGCGCCATGGACGTCATCTCCGAGAAGAACGCCAACTCGATCGAGCTGGTGCAGAAGGCTCTGGACAACGTCGCTCCGGCGGTCGAAGTGAAGTCGCGTCGTGTCGGTGGTGCCACCTACCAGGTGCCGGTCGAAGTGCGCGCCTCGCGCAAGATGGCACTGGCCATGCGTTGGCTGATCGACTCCGCGCGCAAGCGTGGCGAGAACACCATGCCGAAGAAGCTGGCTGCTGAACTGATCGACGCCTCGGAAAACCGTGGCGGCGCCATCAAGAAGCGCGAAGAAACCCACCGCATGGCCGAAGCCAACAAGGCATTCGCCCACTACCGCTGGTGAGTTTGACGGCCTTGTAAAACAGGCAGGGCAGCACCATTACGGTGCTGCCTCGCGGCCCCAGAAGGGCTGCGCCAATCCGAAGGCCGCCGCAAGGCGGCGTTCGGCCATCCGAAATCCAAGAAATCTGAGAGGCTCCCCGTGGCCCGTTCCACTCCCATCGAGCGTTACCGTAACTTCGGCATCATGGCCCACATCGATGCCGGCAAGACCACCACGTCCGAACGCATCCTGTTCTACACCGGCAAGAGCCACAAGATCGGTGAAGTGCACGACGGCGCCGCCACCATGGACTGGATGGAGCAGGAGCAGGAGCGTGGCATCACGATCCAGTCCGCTGCGACCACCGCGTTCTGGAAGGGCATGGACAAGTCCCTGCCGGAGCATCGCTTCAACATCATCGACACCCCCGGGCACGTCGACTTCACCATCGAAGTGGAGCGCTCGCTGCGCGTGCTCGACGGTGCGGTGTTCGTGCTGTGTGCCGTGGGTGGCGTGCAGCCGCAGTCGGAGACCGTGTGGCGCCAGGCCAACCGCTACAAGGTGCCGCGCATTGCGTTCGTCAACAAGATGGACCGCACCGGCGCCAACTTCTACAAGGTCCGTGACCAGCTGAAGGCCAAGCTCGGCGCTGTCGCCGTGCCGATGCAGCTGCCGATCGGCGCCGAAGAAGGCTTCAAGGGCGTTGTCGACCTGCTGAAGATGAAGGCCATCCATTGGGATGAAGCCTCGCAGGGCATGAAGTTCGAATACGGCGAGATCCCGGCCGACCTGCAGGAAAAGGCTGAAGAAGCCCGTACCTTCATGATCGAAGCCGCGGCGGAAGCCAACGAAGAGCTGATGGAAAAGTACCTGGGCGGCGAAGAGCTGGCCGAGTCCGAAATCATCAACGCGCTGCGTACCCGCACCCTGGCCACCGAAATCGTTCCGATGTACTGCGGTTCGGCGTTCAAGAACAAGGGCGTGCAGGCCATGCTCGACGGCGTGATCCAGCTGCTGCCGTCGCCGGTCGATGTGCCGGACGTGACCGGTACCGACGTGGACGACGAAACCAAGGAAATGAGCCGCAAGTCCGACGACAAGGCTCCGTTCTCGTCGCTGGCCTTCAAGATCATCACCGACCCGTTCGTCGGCGCGCTGACCTTCTTCCGTGTCTACTCGGGCACGCTGAATGGCGGCGACACCGTGCTGAACTCGGTGAAGGGCAAGAAGGAGCGCATCGGCCGCATCCTGCAGATGCACTCGAACAACCGCGAGGAAATCAAGGAAGTTCTGGCCGGTGACATCGCTGCCGCCGTGGGCCTGAAGGACACCACCACCGGTGACACCCTGTGCTCGATCGATCAGCCGATCATCCTGGAGCGCATGGTGTTCCCGGAGCCGGTGATCTCGATGGCCGTCGAACCGAAGACCAAGTCGGACCAGGAAAAGATGGGTCTGGCCCTGGGCCGTCTGGCGCAGGAAGATCCGTCGTTCCGCGTCAAGACCGACGAAGAATCCGGCCAGACCATCATCTCGGGCATGGGCGAGCTGCACCTGGACATCATCGTCGACCGCCTGAAGCGCGAGTTCAACGTTGAAGCCAACGTCGGCGCGCCGCAGGTGGCCTACCGCGAAACCATCACCCTGGCCGACGTCAAGTCGGACTACAAGCACGCCAAGCAGTCCGGTGGTAAGGGTCAGTACGGTCACGTCGTGATCGAGCTGTCGCCGCTGACCGCTGAAGACCGTGCCGACGCCAAGCTCGCCCCGGCGATCAAGGACGACTTCCTGTTCATCAACGACATCACCGGTGGCGTGATTCCGAAGGAATTCATCCCGTCGATCGAAAAGGGCCTGCGCGAAACCATCACCAGCGGTCCGCTGGCTGGCTTCCCGGTCGTGGACGTCAAGGTGAAGCTGGTGTTCGGTTCGTACCACGACGTCGACTCCTCGGAAATGGCGTTCAAGCTGGCATCGTCGATGGCCTTCAAGCAGGGCTTCGCCAAGGCCAAGCCGGTGCTGCTGGAGCCGATCATGAAGGTCGAGATCGTGACCCCGGAGGATTACCAGGGTGACGTGATGGGCGACGTGAGCCGTCGTCGCGGCGTGCTGCAGGGTTCCGACACCACCGGTGACGGTTCGGCCAGCATCATCAACGCGATGATCCCGCTGGGTGAAATGTTCGGCTACGCCACGGCGCTGCGTTCGCAGACCCAGGGCCGCGCCACCTTCACCATGGAATTCGACCATTACGAGCCGGCGCCGAACAACATCGCCGAAGCCGTCATGAAGAAGGGCTGAGCCTCGCTCAGCCTCTCCTGAAAACCACTTACAAAATCAAGGTATACAACAATGGCAAAGGGTAAGTTCGAGCGCACCAAGCCGCACGTCAACGTCGGCACCATCGGTCACGTCGATCATGGCAAGACCACGCTGACCGCCGCGCTGACCAAGATCGGCGCCGAGCGCTTCGGTGGCGAGTTCAAGGATTACTCCGCGATCGACGCCGCGCCGGAAGAAAAGGCACGTGGCATCACGATCTCGACCGCGCACGTCGAATACGAATCCACCACCCGTCACTACGCCCACGTCGACTGCCCGGGCCATGCTGACTACGTCAAGAACATGATCACCGGTGCTGCCCAGATGGACGGCGCGATCCTGGTGTGCTCGGCCGCTGACGGCCCGATGCCGCAGACCCGCGAGCACATCCTGCTGTCGCGCCAGGTCGGCGTGCCGTACATCGTCGTGTTCCTGAACAAGGCCGACATGGTGGACGACGCCGAGCTGCTGGAACTGGTCGAAATGGAAGTCCGCGAGCTGCTGAGCAAGTACGACTTCCCGGGCGACGACACCCCGATCATCTCGGGTTCGGCCCGTCTGGCGCTGGAAGGCGACCAGAGCGAGATCGGCGTGCCGGCCGTGATCAAGCTGGTCGATGCCCTCGACACCTGGATCCCGACCCCGGAGCGTGACGTCGACAAGTCGTTCCTGATGCCGGTCGAAGACGTGTTCTCGATCTCGGGCCGCGGCACCGTGGTGACCGGTCGTATCGAGCGCGGCGTGATCAAGGTCGGCGAAGAAATCGAAATCGTCGGCATCCGTCCGGTGCAGAAGACCACCGTGACCGGCGTGGAAATGTTCCGCAAGCTGCTGGACCAGGGCCAGGCAGGCGACAACGCCGGTCTGCTGCTGCGCGGCACCAAGCGTGACGACGTCGAGCGTGGCCAGGTCCTGGCCAAGCCGGGTTCGATCAAGCCGCACACCAAGTTCGACGCCGAAGTCTACGTGCTGTCGAAGGACGAGGGCGGCCGTCACACCCCGTTCTTCAAGGGCTACCGTCCGCAGTTCTACTTCCGTACCACCGACATCACCGGTGCGGTCGAGCTGCCGGAAGGCGTCGAGATGGTGATGCCGGGCGACAACGTGAAGATGGTTGTCACCCTGATCAACCCGGTCGCCATGGACGCCGGCCTGCGCTTCGCCATCCGCGAAGGCGGCCGTACCGTCGGCGCCGGCGTGGTTGCCACGATCCTCGAGTAATCTGCTAGACTCTGCGCCCCGATGTTGCCTGGGTAGGGCATCGGGGCGTATCAAACGGGAAAGTAGGCACAGGATGTGCCTTGTGTTCCCCGGACCAGGAAGGGTCAATGCCATTCAGGCGGCGTCAACAGGAGACTGTTGACAGCTGCCTTGCGTGCCATTATGCTTCTCCGTCTGGGCGGGCCGGGTTCACGGGTCTGCCTACGTTTTTGGGGTCTACGGATTGACCTTGTCGGCCTGCGGGAGTGCGGGCCGTCCGCATTCAGGGATTTCATGGGGCAAAGCAACCCAGAGGCTTTGTCTGTCGCTCTTTTAACGAAGGAACCTACCGCCATGGCGGACCAAAAGATCCGGATCCGGCTGAAAGCGTTCGATCATCGTCTGATCGACCGTTCGGCCAGCGAGATCGTTGAGACGGCCAAGCGGACCGGCGCGCAAGTGCGTGGCCCGATCCCGCTGCCGACCAAGATCGAGCGTTACACCATCCTCGTCTCCCCGCACGTCGACAAGGACGCGCGTGACCAGTACGAGACCCGCACGCACAAGCGCGTGCTCGATATCGTTGACCCGAATGACAAGACCGTGGACGCGCTGATGAAGCTCGAACTGGCTGCCGGCGTCGACGTTCAGATCAAGCTGACCTGAGGACTACGACCATGACGAAGAAGTATTCGTTGGGCTTCGTGGGCCGCAAGGCCGGCATGAGCCGCGTGTTTACCGAAGATGGTCGTTCCATCCCGGTGACCCTGATCGAAGCAACCCCGAACCGCATCGCGCAGATCAAGACCGTCGAAACCGACGGCTACAGCGCCGTGCAGGTGACCGTCGGCGCGCGTCGCGCTGCCCTGGTCAACAAGCCGGAAGCCGGCCACTTCGCCAAGGCGAAGGTGGAAGCGGGTCGTGGCCTGTGGGAATTCCGCGTTGAAGACGCCCAGCTCGGCGATTTCGCCGTGGGTGGCGAAGTCAAGGCGGACATCTTTGAAGTCGGCCAGATCGTCGACGTCCAGGGTGTCACCAAGGGCAAGGGCTTCCAGGGCACCATCAAGCGCTACAACTTCCGTATGGGTGACGCTACCCACGGCAACTCGCTGTCGCATCGCGCGCCGGGTTCGCTGGGTCAGCGCCAGACGCCGGGTCGCGTGTTCCCGGGCAAGAAGATGTCCGGTCACATGGGCGCCGTGCAGCAGAGCACCCAGAACCTGGAAGTTGTCAAGGTCGACGTCGAGCGCGGTCTGATCGCGGTTCGCGGCGC from Stenotrophomonas sp. 704A1 includes these protein-coding regions:
- the fusA gene encoding elongation factor G; this encodes MARSTPIERYRNFGIMAHIDAGKTTTSERILFYTGKSHKIGEVHDGAATMDWMEQEQERGITIQSAATTAFWKGMDKSLPEHRFNIIDTPGHVDFTIEVERSLRVLDGAVFVLCAVGGVQPQSETVWRQANRYKVPRIAFVNKMDRTGANFYKVRDQLKAKLGAVAVPMQLPIGAEEGFKGVVDLLKMKAIHWDEASQGMKFEYGEIPADLQEKAEEARTFMIEAAAEANEELMEKYLGGEELAESEIINALRTRTLATEIVPMYCGSAFKNKGVQAMLDGVIQLLPSPVDVPDVTGTDVDDETKEMSRKSDDKAPFSSLAFKIITDPFVGALTFFRVYSGTLNGGDTVLNSVKGKKERIGRILQMHSNNREEIKEVLAGDIAAAVGLKDTTTGDTLCSIDQPIILERMVFPEPVISMAVEPKTKSDQEKMGLALGRLAQEDPSFRVKTDEESGQTIISGMGELHLDIIVDRLKREFNVEANVGAPQVAYRETITLADVKSDYKHAKQSGGKGQYGHVVIELSPLTAEDRADAKLAPAIKDDFLFINDITGGVIPKEFIPSIEKGLRETITSGPLAGFPVVDVKVKLVFGSYHDVDSSEMAFKLASSMAFKQGFAKAKPVLLEPIMKVEIVTPEDYQGDVMGDVSRRRGVLQGSDTTGDGSASIINAMIPLGEMFGYATALRSQTQGRATFTMEFDHYEPAPNNIAEAVMKKG
- the rplC gene encoding 50S ribosomal protein L3, giving the protein MTKKYSLGFVGRKAGMSRVFTEDGRSIPVTLIEATPNRIAQIKTVETDGYSAVQVTVGARRAALVNKPEAGHFAKAKVEAGRGLWEFRVEDAQLGDFAVGGEVKADIFEVGQIVDVQGVTKGKGFQGTIKRYNFRMGDATHGNSLSHRAPGSLGQRQTPGRVFPGKKMSGHMGAVQQSTQNLEVVKVDVERGLIAVRGAVPGAAGGDVIVRPASKA
- the rpsJ gene encoding 30S ribosomal protein S10; translated protein: MADQKIRIRLKAFDHRLIDRSASEIVETAKRTGAQVRGPIPLPTKIERYTILVSPHVDKDARDQYETRTHKRVLDIVDPNDKTVDALMKLELAAGVDVQIKLT
- the tuf gene encoding elongation factor Tu — protein: MAKGKFERTKPHVNVGTIGHVDHGKTTLTAALTKIGAERFGGEFKDYSAIDAAPEEKARGITISTAHVEYESTTRHYAHVDCPGHADYVKNMITGAAQMDGAILVCSAADGPMPQTREHILLSRQVGVPYIVVFLNKADMVDDAELLELVEMEVRELLSKYDFPGDDTPIISGSARLALEGDQSEIGVPAVIKLVDALDTWIPTPERDVDKSFLMPVEDVFSISGRGTVVTGRIERGVIKVGEEIEIVGIRPVQKTTVTGVEMFRKLLDQGQAGDNAGLLLRGTKRDDVERGQVLAKPGSIKPHTKFDAEVYVLSKDEGGRHTPFFKGYRPQFYFRTTDITGAVELPEGVEMVMPGDNVKMVVTLINPVAMDAGLRFAIREGGRTVGAGVVATILE